Proteins encoded in a region of the Paraburkholderia flava genome:
- a CDS encoding DUF2239 family protein — protein sequence MAEHLQSPSYTSFDGARRLAAGPLSTVAVAVKHAVERGANGPVLIFDDRTGRSIDIDMRGSDDDMLARLAASTSAGDGNTAPVEEAEVETAAPSRGRGRPKLGVVPREVTLLPRHWEWLATQPGGASVALRKLVDEARRARGDRDRERQAQERAYHFMSAMAGNLPGFEEATRALFAGETTQFYARIATWPEDIRDHAIKLASTDDLQG from the coding sequence GTGGCCGAACACCTGCAATCCCCCTCCTACACCAGCTTCGACGGCGCACGACGCCTCGCGGCCGGACCGCTGTCGACGGTCGCCGTCGCGGTCAAACATGCAGTCGAGCGCGGCGCGAATGGCCCGGTGCTGATCTTCGACGATCGCACCGGCCGCTCGATCGACATCGACATGCGCGGTTCCGACGACGACATGCTCGCGCGTCTCGCTGCATCGACGTCGGCTGGCGACGGCAACACCGCGCCTGTTGAAGAAGCGGAAGTTGAAACGGCAGCGCCGTCGCGAGGTCGTGGCAGACCAAAGCTCGGCGTTGTGCCCCGCGAAGTCACGCTGCTGCCGAGACACTGGGAGTGGCTCGCCACGCAACCAGGCGGCGCATCGGTTGCGCTGCGCAAGCTCGTCGACGAAGCGCGTCGTGCACGCGGCGACCGCGATCGCGAACGGCAGGCACAGGAACGCGCGTACCACTTCATGTCCGCGATGGCCGGCAACCTGCCCGGCTTCGAGGAAGCGACGCGCGCGCTGTTCGCCGGCGAGACGACGCAGTTCTACGCACGCATCGCCACGTGGCCCGAAGACATCCGCGATCACGCGATCAAGCTCGCATCGACGGACGATCTGCAAGGCTGA